The Lycium ferocissimum isolate CSIRO_LF1 chromosome 10, AGI_CSIRO_Lferr_CH_V1, whole genome shotgun sequence genome window below encodes:
- the LOC132034574 gene encoding uncharacterized protein LOC132034574, whose product MGRPKKPPTKLVPVEKRPRGRPRKTAQAVGDNPAPAEVHVSCFAPAATSAQPTAKRGRGSGTSATYKRPRVMGMGVFQAENGFKAVNPGMSSSRIVSTSKSNVTSSAEVTGDIGYKPSANSKLKWRGNEAITTRKLQEIQEKMTKGRGKSANPSQESTCSQSKQPWKI is encoded by the exons ATGGGGAGACCAAAGAAACCACCAACAAAACTAGTACCTGTTGAAAAGAGGCCAAGAGGAAGACCTAGGAAAACTGCCCAAGCAGTAGGAGATAATCCTGCACCAGCTGAAGTTCATGTTTCATGTTTTGCCCCTGCAGCAACTAGTGCACAGCCCACTGCtaaaagaggaagaggaagtgGCACTAGTGCAACATATAAAAGGCCTAGAGTAATGGGAATGGGTGTTTTCCAGGCAGAAAATGGGTTCAAAGCTGTTAAT CCTGGCATGTCAAGCAGCAGGATTGTGTCAACTAGTAAATCAAATGTGACCAGTTCAGCAGAGGTAACTGGTGACATTGGCTACAAGCCAAGTGCAAATAGTAAGCTGAAATGGAGAGGCAATGAAGCAATCACAACCAGGAAACTACAAGAGATAcaggagaaaatgacaaaaggtAGAGGTAAATCAGCAAACCCAAGCCAAGAAAGCACCTGTTCACAGTCCAAGCAGCCATGGAAAATCTAA